In Verrucomicrobiota bacterium, the genomic window TGCCCCCTCCAGGGACTGAAGTCCCTGGCTACGATCAAGGGTCCCTGCGGGACGAAAGCGCCCCCATCCGCCGGCCTTGTATCCTTAACTAAATGGCAGTGGGGTTTACCCTGGGCTAAGTTCCCACGCCCCTTTGGGGCTAATATCCAGCATAAAAGTATTGTTGAGGCCCAAGCCAGGAAGGCGGGCGCCCGATGAGTGCGGAAAATCACTCGAATTCCGGGCTTCACTCCGGAAATCCCGACGGCGCCCACGGCAAACTTTATCTCGTTTCCGTCGGTCCCGGTTTTCGCGAGTTGATTCCGCCGCTGGCCGAAGCGGCCTTGCGGAGCAGTGACGCCATCGTCGGGTACGACTTGTACCTGCGCTGGATCGGCGACTGGACGGCAGGCAAAGAAGTCCATACCCTGCCGCTCACGAAAGAAAAGGAACGTGCCGCGCGTGCCATCGAAATGGCGCGAGCCGGCCGTTGCGTCAGCCTTGTGTCGAGCGGCGACGTCGGAATCTACGGCATGGCGGCGCTGGCCCTCGAGTTAATGGAGGAATCCGACGTTTTCGAGGTCGCGGTTGTGCCCGGCATCTCCGCGGCGAACAGTTGCGCATCCCTGCTCGGGTCGCCGCTGTCGCACGATTACGCCACGCTCTCCCTTTCAGACCTGCTGTGTCCTTGGGAATGGATCGAGCAGCGCGCCCGGCAACTCGCGCGGGCGGACCTGGTCGTCGCGCTTTACAATGTGCAGAGCCGCCAGCGCCGCGACGGCATTTACCGGGTACTGCGGCTGTTCAGGGAGCACAAGGCGCCCGGCACCTGGTGCGGCGTGGTTCGCAACGCTTACCGCGAAGATCAACAAATTTCGATCTGCACGCTGGAAGAACTCGCCGGACGCGCGTTCGACATGCTGACCACGATCATCGTCGGCAACCGTTTCACCCGGCGCAAACGGCAGTTCCTGTACACGCCGCGCGGTTACCAGGCGTGGTCCGAAACCACAGCCGAACCCCCTGCCGCGTTCCCTCGAGGAAGCGTCTGGGTTTTCTCGGGCACAAGCGACGGCAACCAGCTTGCAAACGCCCTGGTCCGGGCCGGCTACCGCGTGGTCGTGTCGGTGGCATCCGGCTACGGGCGCGAAACCGCAGCCGGCGCGGTGCCCGGAGCTGTGGTGCGATCCGGGCCGGTGGGGCCGGAAGTGCGCCGGCGCGAGTTGGTCGAGTCGGCGGCGGGGTCGGTAGTGGACGCCACCCACCCGTTTGCGGTCCGGATTTCGCAACAACTTATGGCGCTGTGCGAAGACACCGGAATTCCGTACCTGCGGTACGAGCGGCCACCCGCGCCGAGACCGGCAACTGCGCATTATTGCCGGTCAATGGACGAGGCCGCCCGAGTGGCGGCTCGCCTGGGACAGCGGGTCTTCCTTGCGGTCGGCGTTAAAGAGTTGGCTGCTTTCGTGGAAGCCCGGAGCGATCGGGACTGGTTCGTGCGCGTCACGCCGGACGCTGCTTCGATCGATCGGGCGGTCAGCCTCGGCGTGCCGCGGGCGCGGATCT contains:
- the cobJ gene encoding precorrin-3B C(17)-methyltransferase encodes the protein MSAENHSNSGLHSGNPDGAHGKLYLVSVGPGFRELIPPLAEAALRSSDAIVGYDLYLRWIGDWTAGKEVHTLPLTKEKERAARAIEMARAGRCVSLVSSGDVGIYGMAALALELMEESDVFEVAVVPGISAANSCASLLGSPLSHDYATLSLSDLLCPWEWIEQRARQLARADLVVALYNVQSRQRRDGIYRVLRLFREHKAPGTWCGVVRNAYREDQQISICTLEELAGRAFDMLTTIIVGNRFTRRKRQFLYTPRGYQAWSETTAEPPAAFPRGSVWVFSGTSDGNQLANALVRAGYRVVVSVASGYGRETAAGAVPGAVVRSGPVGPEVRRRELVESAAGSVVDATHPFAVRISQQLMALCEDTGIPYLRYERPPAPRPATAHYCRSMDEAARVAARLGQRVFLAVGVKELAAFVEARSDRDWFVRVTPDAASIDRAVSLGVPRARICAMQGPFSRAFNEALWAGWQIDCVVTKDSGEAGGFNAKAEAAAVLKIPLVVVERPTLRYPFVAHDFTGILKRLDDLASDQAAGLSAPPQAPARLHPLPPSLPSS